The Thermobispora bispora DSM 43833 genome window below encodes:
- a CDS encoding DNA polymerase IV, with protein MARWVLHADLDQFVAAVELLRRPELRGRPVVVGGTGDPSRRGVVSTASYEARRYGVRSGLPLRTAARRCPEAVFLPVDRAAYEAASDTVMATLRELCDVVEVIGWDEAFLAVDTGDPEAVARLIQRRVREATALDCTVGIGQNKLQAKLATAFGKPAGVFRLTDRTWPEVLGDRPTDVLWGIGPKTAKRLGELGIRTVAQLAAADPRELARRFGPTIGPWLVRLARGRDPSPVVAEPYRARSRGREITYQEDLAGWDRVRREVGALARQVADEVAADDRPVGRVVVKVRYAPFTTRTHGQRLVRPARRAEAIERAALAALDRFTERRPVRLLGVRAEFVPEEEAAGPAPGDAPMPASTDPSAPARTGPAVSASTGASASAGAPGPPASGDPPRS; from the coding sequence GTGGCCCGCTGGGTGCTGCACGCCGATCTCGACCAGTTCGTCGCGGCGGTCGAGCTGCTGCGCCGTCCGGAGCTGCGCGGCCGGCCGGTGGTCGTGGGCGGCACGGGCGACCCGAGCCGGCGCGGCGTGGTCAGCACGGCCTCCTACGAGGCCCGCCGGTACGGGGTGCGCTCCGGGCTTCCGCTGCGCACGGCGGCGCGGCGCTGTCCCGAGGCGGTGTTCCTGCCCGTGGACCGTGCCGCCTACGAGGCGGCCTCGGACACGGTGATGGCCACGCTCCGGGAGCTGTGCGACGTGGTCGAGGTGATCGGCTGGGACGAGGCGTTCCTCGCCGTCGACACCGGCGACCCGGAGGCGGTGGCCCGGCTGATCCAGCGGCGCGTGCGCGAGGCGACCGCCCTGGACTGCACGGTCGGCATCGGGCAGAACAAGCTGCAGGCCAAGCTCGCCACCGCCTTCGGCAAGCCCGCGGGTGTGTTCCGGCTGACGGATCGGACGTGGCCGGAGGTGCTCGGCGACCGCCCGACCGACGTGCTGTGGGGCATCGGGCCGAAGACCGCCAAGCGCCTCGGCGAGCTGGGCATCCGCACCGTCGCCCAGCTCGCCGCCGCGGATCCGCGTGAGCTCGCCCGCCGGTTCGGGCCGACGATCGGCCCGTGGCTGGTGCGGCTCGCCCGCGGCCGGGATCCTTCACCGGTGGTCGCCGAGCCGTACCGGGCCCGCTCCCGGGGCCGGGAGATCACCTACCAGGAGGACCTCGCCGGCTGGGACCGGGTGCGCCGCGAGGTGGGCGCCCTGGCCCGCCAGGTCGCGGACGAGGTCGCGGCCGATGACCGGCCCGTCGGGCGCGTGGTGGTGAAGGTCCGGTACGCGCCGTTCACCACCCGGACCCATGGTCAGCGGCTGGTACGGCCGGCCCGCCGGGCCGAGGCGATCGAGCGGGCCGCGCTCGCCGCCCTCGACCGGTTCACCGAGCGGCGCCCGGTGCGGCTGCTCGGCGTGCGCGCGGAGTTCGTCCCCGAGGAGGAGGCCGCCGGGCCCGCGCCCGGTGATGCGCCGATGCCGGCTTCCACGGATCCGTCCGCGCCCGCTCGAACCGGCCCCGCCGTTTCCGCTTCCACCGGCGCGTCCGCATCCGCCGGCGCCCCCGGGCCACCCGCGTCCGGTGATCCGCCGAGGTCCTGA
- the erm gene encoding ErmE/ErmH/ErmO/ErmR family 23S rRNA (adenine(2058)-N(6))-methyltransferase produces MRRRALSQNFMIDPRAVARVVDAARLSPDDLVVEPGAGYGALTLALARTCRRVIAYEIDPVAAGRLAARTRGDPAVHVVAGDFLRARPPREPFAVVGNIPYHLTSPIVDWCLRAPALSAATLVTQAEYARKRTGGYGRWSLVTVRTWPGFIWRIAGRIDRSAFRPMPSIDSAILRIERRPAPLVPVSALREYRAMVELGFRGRGGSLYASLRPHHPRQRLRRAFARAAIPLDAVVSFVHPDQWINLFHELHQR; encoded by the coding sequence CTGCGGCGCCGCGCGCTGTCGCAGAACTTCATGATCGACCCGCGTGCCGTCGCGCGGGTGGTCGACGCGGCCCGCCTGAGCCCCGATGACCTGGTGGTCGAGCCCGGGGCAGGGTACGGCGCGCTCACCCTGGCGCTCGCCCGGACCTGCCGTCGCGTGATCGCCTATGAGATCGACCCCGTGGCGGCGGGCCGGCTCGCCGCGCGCACCCGGGGCGATCCGGCGGTTCACGTGGTCGCCGGCGACTTCCTTAGGGCCCGGCCACCGCGGGAGCCGTTCGCCGTGGTCGGGAACATCCCCTACCACCTCACCTCGCCGATCGTGGACTGGTGCCTGCGCGCCCCGGCCCTGTCGGCGGCCACCCTGGTCACCCAGGCGGAGTACGCCCGCAAGCGCACGGGCGGTTACGGCCGCTGGAGCCTGGTGACGGTGCGCACCTGGCCCGGGTTCATCTGGCGCATCGCCGGGCGGATCGACCGGTCGGCCTTCCGGCCGATGCCGTCGATCGATTCGGCGATCCTGCGGATCGAACGCCGTCCGGCCCCGCTCGTTCCCGTTTCCGCCCTGCGCGAGTACCGGGCCATGGTCGAGCTGGGCTTCCGGGGCCGCGGGGGCAGCCTGTACGCGTCCCTGCGCCCCCACCACCCGCGGCAGCGGCTACGGCGGGCGTTCGCCCGGGCCGCGATCCCGCTGGACGCGGTGGTCTCCTTCGTCCACCCGGACCAGTGGATCAACCTCTTCCACGAGCTGCACCAGCGGTGA
- a CDS encoding YDG/SRA domain-containing protein yields the protein MKAHNTLKFGHIPGHPVGSVYRSREELRLAGLHSANQAGISGNPREGADAIVVSGGYIDDEDNGDVILYTGEGGRDANTGRQVRDQEITSRGNAALVRSQLEGLPVRVIRGRPKGKGHGSPHAPSYGYRYDGLYRVEDHWATIGKDGYRIWRFRLVKLEDDDIAEPPEVAPIPEAHRVGPAPVTVSTIQRIVRNSTVAQLIKDWYGHECQICGQAIQVRKNEYYSEAAHIRPLGRPHQGPDVLENLLCLCPNDHVRFDNGALYLSDQLQVINTLTGEVMGPLRVHKNHKIDLNHVAYHRTHVAAVTQPR from the coding sequence ATGAAGGCGCACAATACGCTGAAATTCGGACATATTCCGGGTCACCCAGTGGGATCGGTCTACCGCAGCCGAGAGGAGCTGCGGCTAGCCGGTTTACACTCCGCAAATCAGGCCGGTATCTCCGGGAACCCCCGGGAGGGAGCCGACGCCATCGTCGTCTCGGGCGGTTACATCGACGACGAGGACAACGGCGACGTCATCCTCTACACCGGGGAAGGCGGGCGCGACGCCAACACCGGACGGCAAGTAAGGGACCAAGAGATCACCAGCAGGGGCAACGCAGCCCTGGTCCGCAGCCAGCTCGAAGGGCTACCGGTCCGGGTCATCCGTGGCAGGCCTAAGGGCAAGGGCCACGGGTCTCCGCACGCACCGAGCTACGGCTATCGCTACGACGGCCTCTACCGAGTCGAAGATCACTGGGCGACGATTGGGAAAGACGGTTATCGCATTTGGCGGTTTCGCCTGGTCAAACTCGAGGATGACGATATTGCGGAGCCTCCGGAGGTTGCTCCTATTCCTGAGGCACATCGGGTAGGACCGGCTCCGGTAACCGTCTCCACCATTCAACGCATCGTCCGCAACAGTACTGTTGCTCAGCTCATCAAGGACTGGTACGGCCATGAGTGCCAGATTTGCGGCCAAGCCATCCAGGTGAGAAAGAACGAGTATTACAGCGAAGCCGCGCACATCCGACCCCTTGGCCGGCCGCACCAGGGCCCTGACGTGCTCGAAAACCTGTTGTGCCTATGCCCGAACGACCATGTCCGATTTGATAATGGCGCGCTCTATCTCTCCGACCAACTGCAAGTGATCAACACGTTAACTGGCGAGGTGATGGGCCCACTCCGAGTGCACAAGAATCACAAGATCGACCTCAACCATGTCGCCTACCACCGCACCCACGTGGCCGCAGTAACCCAGCCTCGCTGA
- a CDS encoding STAS domain-containing protein, with protein MTTPLEISVSEHKTVTVITLAGELDIATGDMVRSVVKELVGEGRTRVVIDASPLRFCDASGLEALLDSRAYILSVGGSLRLAGVHGVLALVLDVTGLRDLFVINKTPAESVTALSVTRQLSVV; from the coding sequence ATGACTACGCCACTCGAGATTTCTGTCAGCGAGCACAAGACGGTCACCGTGATCACGCTGGCAGGCGAGCTCGACATCGCGACCGGGGATATGGTCCGCAGTGTCGTCAAGGAGCTCGTCGGCGAGGGCCGCACGAGAGTGGTGATCGATGCGTCCCCGCTGCGGTTCTGCGACGCCTCGGGTCTCGAGGCGCTGCTGGACAGTCGCGCGTACATCCTCAGCGTCGGCGGATCGCTGCGCCTCGCGGGCGTGCACGGGGTCTTGGCGCTGGTGCTCGACGTGACCGGCCTGCGTGACCTGTTCGTCATCAACAAGACCCCCGCCGAGAGCGTGACCGCGCTCTCGGTGACCCGTCAGCTTTCCGTGGTCTGA
- a CDS encoding carboxylate-amine ligase — protein MTSEAFTRDLYLTGTTETALSQPLTIGVEEEFLLLDPASGSVVPAAEAVRDQLEGPAASRVVFEMARFQLEANSAVHTDLTRLQRDLLEIRTTAAAAAGRAGVRLAACGTALCGNADIPPLVNGRRYRAMYDEFRAVMRGQGVCGCHVHIGIPDREEAIQVSNHVRPWLPVLQAITANSPISDGGDTGYASWRAILMSRWPTAEPPPYFDSAEHYDRLVAGLLTSGAAMDHGMIYWLVRLSHHLPTLEFRTADVCATVEETAMFAGLVRALAATALRDVRAGVPAPQIDHTLLRAACWLSARDGLEGEAMDLFTNRRVPAWHLVRRLVDHVRPSLEESGDWAIVAPALRRLRRRGSGTARQRAAYWQRLHVPDVAAMLVEQTVAVPGVLGTGEVA, from the coding sequence TTGACGTCAGAGGCATTCACCCGCGACCTTTACCTCACCGGTACGACGGAAACGGCGTTATCGCAGCCGCTCACCATCGGCGTGGAGGAGGAGTTCCTGCTCCTGGATCCCGCCTCCGGGAGCGTCGTGCCCGCGGCCGAGGCGGTCCGCGACCAGCTGGAGGGCCCGGCGGCCTCGCGGGTCGTCTTCGAGATGGCCCGGTTCCAGCTCGAGGCGAACAGCGCCGTGCACACCGACCTCACCCGGCTGCAGCGCGACCTGCTGGAGATCCGGACGACCGCCGCGGCGGCGGCCGGGCGCGCCGGGGTCAGGCTCGCCGCCTGCGGGACCGCGTTATGCGGCAACGCCGACATCCCGCCGCTGGTGAACGGCCGGCGGTACCGGGCGATGTACGACGAGTTCCGGGCCGTGATGCGCGGCCAGGGCGTGTGCGGCTGCCACGTCCACATCGGGATCCCCGACCGGGAGGAGGCCATCCAGGTCAGCAACCACGTCCGGCCCTGGCTGCCCGTGCTGCAGGCGATCACCGCCAACTCCCCGATCAGCGACGGCGGGGACACCGGGTACGCGAGCTGGCGCGCGATCCTCATGTCGCGCTGGCCCACCGCGGAGCCGCCGCCGTACTTCGACTCCGCCGAGCACTACGACCGCCTGGTGGCGGGCCTGCTCACCAGCGGCGCGGCCATGGACCACGGCATGATCTACTGGCTCGTCCGGCTCTCCCACCACCTGCCGACCCTGGAGTTCCGCACCGCCGACGTCTGCGCGACGGTTGAGGAGACCGCCATGTTCGCCGGTCTGGTGCGGGCGCTGGCGGCGACCGCGTTGCGTGACGTGCGGGCCGGCGTGCCCGCCCCGCAGATCGATCACACCCTGCTGCGCGCCGCCTGCTGGCTCTCGGCCCGGGACGGCCTGGAGGGCGAGGCCATGGACCTGTTCACCAACCGCCGCGTCCCGGCGTGGCACCTCGTCCGGCGCTTGGTGGATCACGTACGGCCGAGCCTGGAGGAGAGCGGGGACTGGGCGATCGTCGCGCCCGCGCTCAGGAGGCTCCGGCGTCGCGGTTCGGGGACCGCGCGGCAGCGGGCCGCGTACTGGCAGAGGCTCCACGTGCCCGATGTGGCCGCGATGCTCGTCGAGCAGACCGTCGCCGTCCCCGGAGTGCTCGGCACCGGCGAAGTGGCTTGA
- a CDS encoding (2Fe-2S)-binding protein → MTERDLDDVIADVSAIGGYFHLHGAGAPPGPWRPLSRLLADSAAFGARISAACDRLGTAERRVAASVLHLGIAARLWSPVLGAAVVHRVLLDWTADAVEVQDVPGGPLPLRLPAPAGRPVSGPDQAAEPLYRSVSVLLERLAGLVLSQVKLAPRLLWGNAASALGGAVQALARARPEHAADALTLGARLLGLGHLRGTGHFTEPAPGRPFFTRTSCCLYYRIPGAGKCGDCVLLDPATRRAQWARTLHEGP, encoded by the coding sequence ATGACCGAGCGCGACCTCGATGACGTGATCGCCGACGTGTCCGCGATCGGCGGCTACTTCCACCTGCACGGTGCCGGCGCCCCGCCCGGCCCGTGGCGGCCGCTCTCCCGGCTGCTCGCGGATTCCGCCGCGTTCGGCGCGCGCATCTCCGCCGCCTGCGACCGGCTCGGCACCGCCGAGCGCAGGGTCGCCGCCTCCGTGCTCCACCTCGGCATCGCGGCCCGGCTTTGGTCGCCCGTGCTCGGCGCGGCCGTCGTCCACCGCGTGCTTCTGGACTGGACGGCCGACGCCGTGGAGGTGCAGGACGTCCCGGGTGGTCCGCTGCCGTTGCGGCTGCCCGCGCCCGCGGGCCGGCCGGTCTCCGGCCCGGACCAGGCCGCCGAACCCCTCTACCGGTCGGTCTCCGTCCTGCTCGAGCGGCTGGCCGGCCTGGTCCTCAGCCAGGTCAAGCTCGCGCCGCGGCTGTTGTGGGGCAACGCCGCCTCCGCGCTGGGCGGTGCCGTCCAGGCGCTGGCCCGCGCCCGTCCTGAGCACGCCGCCGACGCCCTGACCCTCGGTGCCCGGCTCCTCGGTCTCGGGCACCTGCGCGGCACGGGCCACTTCACCGAGCCCGCGCCGGGCCGGCCGTTCTTCACCCGGACGAGCTGCTGCCTCTACTACCGCATCCCCGGCGCGGGCAAGTGCGGCGACTGCGTCCTGCTCGACCCGGCCACCCGCCGGGCCCAGTGGGCCCGGACGCTCCACGAGGGGCCATGA